The following coding sequences are from one Syngnathus acus chromosome 12, fSynAcu1.2, whole genome shotgun sequence window:
- the sigmar1 gene encoding sigma non-opioid intracellular receptor 1, translated as MALFSSCCRLLVFIGVTSLAVLLLRHWMATKQYIFNHDDIAKLTKQYAGQDHEQAYAKLVVELRKRYPGHILPDEDLQWVFLNAGGFMGSMCVLHASMTEYVILFGTGIDTSGHSGRYWADISDTLVSGTFRRWKDGTTKTEMFYSGDTVMHEMGEAAGVQWTAGTWMVEYGRGFIPSTLGGALFDTLFCTLDFVTMFHTFKVYGKAMLMEIGTTLAEAGVF; from the exons ATGGCTTTATTCAGCTCGTGTTGTCGACTCTTAGTCTTTATCGGAGTTACCTCCCTTGCCGTACTCCTCCTGAGACACTGGATGGCCACTAAGCAGTATATTTTCAACCACGACGACATCGCCAAACTGACCAAACAATACGCGG GGCAGGACCACGAGCAGGCCTACGCGAAACTGGTTGTCGAGCTCAGGAAGAG GTATCCCGGCCACATCCTGCCAGATGAAGACCTGCAATGGGTGTTTCTGAATGCTGGAGGCTTCATGGGCTCCATGTGTGTCCTCCACGCCTCCATGACAGAATATGTGATACTGTTTGGAACTGGAATAGACACATCAGGACACTCGG GTCGTTACTGGGCTGATATTTCGGATACCCTTGTCTCTGGGACCTTCAGAAGATGGAAGGACGGAACCACAAAGACTGAAATGTTCTATtctg GTGACACTGTCATGCACGAGATGGGCGAGGCCGCTGGGGTCCAGTGGACCGCCGGGACATGGATGGTCGAGTACGGCCGGGGTTTCATCCCATCCACGTTGGGCGGGGCTTTGTTCGACACCCTCTTTTGCACCCTAGACTTTGTCACCATGTTTCACACATTCAAAGTCTACGGCAAAGCCATGCTGATGGAGATCGGAACAACGTTGGCTGAGGCCGGAGTGTTCTAA
- the galt gene encoding galactose-1-phosphate uridylyltransferase — MHNQLLQTEYFSPTLNKVVVVDMSGPETQFNPKEHQHLRYNPLRDNWVLVSTHRIKRPWTGQVEKPPEECIARYDPCNPLCPGNTRANGEKNPDYKSTFVFENDFPAIQPDAPDPPSDQHPLFRSKAARGVCKVMCFHPWSDVTLPLMKKEEVVTVINKWAEIMEELGATYPWVQIFENKGAAMGCSNPHPHCQVWASSFIPNEPALSDRCQKAFYDKYQEPMLLQYAKEEVEKKERVVVMNAHWLAAVPYWATWPYQLLLLPRRHVLRINQLTAEERESLADIMKQLLTKYDNLFNVSFPYSMGWHGAPTGPYLKEDSSHWQLHAHYYPPLLRSATVKKFMVGYEMLATEQRDLTPEQAAEKLRNLPDEHYKSRAVEEK; from the exons ATGCACAATCAGCTGTTACAAACGGAATACTTCTCACCAACTTTAAACAAAGTTGTCGTTGTTGACATGAGTGGCCCCGAAACCCAATTTAATCCAAAAG AGCACCAGCACCTGCGTTATAATCCATTGAGGGACAATTGGGTCCTGGTCTCAACCCACCGCATAAAAAGACCCTGGACCGGACAAGTGGAAAAACCTCCAGAGGAATGTATAGCGAGATATGATCCGTGCAATCCTCTATGTCCTGGGAACACACGTGCTAATGGAGAG AAGAATCCAGACTACAAGAGCACTTTCGTTTTTGAAAACGACTTTCCTGCCATTCAGCCAGATGCTCCAGATCCTC cTTCAGATCAGCATCCATTGTTCCGCTCTAAAGCTGCCAGGGGCGTGTG CAAGGTCATGTGTTTCCATCCCTGGTCTGATGTCACCCTCCCTCTcatgaaaaaagaagaggTTGTCACTGTCATTAACAAGTGGGCAGAGATCATGGAAGAACTGGGTGCCACCTATCCATGGGTTCAG atttttgaaaataaaggaGCTGCGATGGGTTGTTCCAATCCACATCCCCACTGTCAG GTGTGGGCCAGCAGCTTCATTCCGAATGAGCCAGCTCTGTCCGATCGTTGTCAGAAAGCGTTTTATGACAAGTACCAGGAGCCAATGCTGTTGCAATATGCCAAGGAAGAAGTTGAAAAAAAG GAACGTGTGGTGGTGATGAACGCTCATTGGCTGGCAGCGGTTCCTTACTGGGCCACGTGGCCCTATCAGTTACTGCTGTTACCACGACGACACGTCCTCAGAATCAATCAGTTGACCGCAGAGGAACGAGAGA GTCTGGCTGACATTATGAAGCAACTGCTGACCAAATACGACAATCTATTTAATGTGTCCTTTCCCTACTCCATGGGTTGGCATG gaGCCCCTACTGGCCCCTACTTAAAGGAAGACAGTTCACATTGGCAGCTTCACGCTCACTACTACCCTCCTCTGCTCCGCTCAGCCACGGTCAAGAAGTTCATGGTCGGCTACGAGATGCTCGCAACCGAGCAACGGGACCTCACTCCTGAACAG gctgCAGAGAAGTTACGGAATCTACCAGACGAGCACTATAAAAGCAGGGCTGTAGAAGAAAAATGA